In the Bacteroidota bacterium genome, one interval contains:
- the aroE gene encoding shikimate dehydrogenase (AroE; catalyzes the conversion of shikimate to 3-dehydroshikimate): MKIFGLIGYPLEHSYSKKYFTRKFSKEEINNVIYNEFPIKDIRELRSLVNQYPELQGLNVTIPFKEKVIPYLDKIDHVAKIIGSVNTIQIDRTNNKPQLTGYNTDFFGFEKSLLQLIKKEKPQKTLIFGSGGSSKTAQFILNKFEIEFQIVSRKAGDNQLSYEDVDKEIIDSHKLIINTTPLGMYPNISSFPKIAYEYLTNSHFLFDFIYNPSETTFLKKGKEKGAKVQNGLKMLYLQAEKSWEIWNKDEE; this comes from the coding sequence ATGAAAATATTTGGACTAATAGGCTATCCTTTAGAACATTCATATTCAAAAAAGTATTTTACACGAAAATTTTCCAAAGAAGAAATAAACAATGTTATTTACAATGAATTTCCAATCAAAGATATTAGAGAACTTAGATCTTTAGTAAATCAATATCCTGAACTACAAGGACTTAATGTTACAATTCCTTTTAAAGAAAAAGTTATCCCCTATCTTGATAAAATTGACCATGTTGCAAAAATAATTGGGTCGGTAAATACTATTCAAATTGACAGAACAAATAACAAACCCCAACTAACCGGATACAATACGGATTTTTTTGGTTTTGAAAAATCCCTTTTACAATTAATTAAAAAAGAAAAGCCCCAAAAAACCCTGATATTCGGAAGCGGAGGGAGTTCAAAAACAGCACAATTTATTTTAAACAAATTTGAAATTGAGTTTCAAATTGTTTCACGCAAGGCGGGCGACAACCAACTTTCCTATGAGGATGTTGACAAAGAAATAATTGATTCTCATAAATTAATAATTAACACAACTCCTTTAGGGATGTATCCTAATATTTCTTCATTTCCTAAAATTGCATACGAGTATCTTACAAACAGCCATTTTTTATTTGACTTTATTTACAATCCATCTGAAACGACTTTTTTAAAAAAAGGAAAAGAAAAAGGAGCAAAAGTTCAAAACGGATTAAAAATGCTCTACCTACAAGCAGAAAAATCATGGGAAATTTGGAATAAGGATGAGGAATGA